A stretch of Panthera tigris isolate Pti1 chromosome E2, P.tigris_Pti1_mat1.1, whole genome shotgun sequence DNA encodes these proteins:
- the ZNF524 gene encoding zinc finger protein 524, with protein MDTPSPDPLPSPLPGEEEKPLALPPPVPRGRRGRRPGGATSSNRTLKAALPRKRGRPPKSGQEPPLAQGVTAPVGSGGGSDLLLIDDQGVPYTVSEGSAAGLPEGSGPKKAPHFCPVCLRAFPYLSDLERHSISHSELKPHECKDCGKTFKRSSHLRRHCNIHAGLRPFRCPLCPRRFREAGELAHHHRVHSGERPYQCPVCRLRFTEANTLRRHAKRKHPEAMGAPLCSPDPGPEPPWDDEGIPATAGAEEGVEEPEGKELA; from the coding sequence ATGGACACCCCCAGCCCAGACCCGTTGCCTTCGCCTTTGCCCGGGGAGGAAGAGAAACCTCTGGCCTTACCTCCTCCTGTTCCCCGGGGCCGCCGAGGCCGGCGCCCTGGGGGGGCCACCTCCTCGAATCGGACGCTCAAGGCCGCCCTCCCTCGCAAGCGGGGCCGCCCCCCCAAGTCAGGGCAGGAGCCCCCGCTGGCACAGGGGGTGACAGCCCCTGTGGGCAGCGGCGGTGGCAGCGACCTCCTGTTGATCGATGATCAGGGTGTGCCCTATACAGTCTCTGAGGGGTCAGCGGCTGGTTTGCCTGAGGGCTCCGGCCCCAAGAAGGCCCCGCACTTCTGCCCGGTGTGCCTGCGGGCCTTCCCCTACCTCTCCGACCTGGAACGCCACAGCATCTCGCACTCAGAGCTGAAGCCGCACGAGTGCAAGGATTGCGGCAAGACCTTCAAGCGGTCCAGCCACCTACGGCGGCACTGCAACATCCATGCCGGCCTGCGGCCCTTCCGCTGCCCACTCTGCCCTCGTCGCTTCCGCGAGGCGGGTGAGCTGGCCCACCACCACCGTGTCCACTCCGGGGAGCGCCCCTACCAGTGCCCTGTCTGCCGGCTGCGCTTCACGGAGGCCAACACGCTCCGGCGCCATGCCAAACGCAAGCACCCCGAGGCCATGGGGGCACCCCTGTGTTCCCCGGACCCAGGGCCCGAACCACCGTGGGACGACGAGGGCATTCCGGCTACGGCAGGGGCTGAAGAGGGGGTGGAGGAGCCGGAGGGCAAAGAGCTGGCTTGA